The following are encoded together in the Candidatus Woesebacteria bacterium genome:
- a CDS encoding phosphatase PAP2 family protein — MGQIPFLTLLALLSFLGYFYTNKRPYKYEFKTKIDDRLKLIPVFVIPYLSLFPLLVVTYLSLDHISLLKFLLALIVVNVTSSLFWFYIPNGVRRYKVDKYDTLSKIINYIYIHDGDTNGFPSAHVFLSTICTYYLYSNYNNLAYIILGLIIILSTVFIKQHYVVDILGGLLFATIALVTSGLLLANY; from the coding sequence ATGGGACAAATTCCTTTCTTAACCTTGTTGGCGTTATTGTCATTTCTGGGTTATTTTTATACCAACAAACGTCCGTATAAGTATGAATTTAAAACTAAAATTGACGATCGACTTAAACTAATTCCGGTATTTGTTATTCCATATCTATCACTGTTCCCGCTTCTTGTCGTTACGTATTTGTCTTTAGATCATATTTCTTTACTAAAGTTCTTATTGGCATTAATCGTGGTAAATGTTACGTCCTCACTCTTCTGGTTTTACATTCCCAACGGAGTCAGACGTTACAAGGTCGACAAATACGATACCCTGTCAAAAATAATTAATTACATATATATCCACGATGGTGATACAAATGGCTTTCCGTCGGCACACGTTTTCTTAAGTACTATCTGCACATACTATTTATATAGTAATTACAACAATCTAGCGTACATTATTCTCGGTTTAATTATTATTCTCTCAACCGTATTTATAAAACAACACTACGTTGTCGACATACTGGGTGGATTGCTTTTTGCTACAATTGCACTGGTTACCTCCGGTTTACTATTGGCAAATTATTAG